The Helicoverpa armigera isolate CAAS_96S chromosome 15, ASM3070526v1, whole genome shotgun sequence genomic interval CGCGAACAGACCCTGAGGTGATGAGAGGAGATTAGGGCATAGTGtttgaacaaaaattttaacgaataataaataaacgtgACTGAATAATGAATACCGTATAAGACTGGATCGAGAAAatcgaaattttaatttttttttctctatgtTTTAACGAAGTTTATTAACATAGGATTCAGAATGGATATGAGCGTGATCTAATCGACATGAATATGCCCTAGTAATAgagtaaattttatttcttcttttcgTAAAGTTTAAGAAGACATTGAAATGtaatctttaaattattttactatagtTTCAATTCAAATCTATCCCCATGTTTTAAGATTTTTCGATATCTACTAatctaatctcaggaactactggtccgattttaaCAATTCTtttggtgttagatagcccatttatcgaggaaaactattggctactttttatccgggttcgtgcagaggttcccacgggatgcgggtgaaaccgctggcagaagctagtcttatATATTTCGATAACTTTACCTACCTGTCTAATTCTCTCGACTCCTTCATTGAGATCGTAGAAATgtttctttcctttctccgGGTCGATTCGCTTGTAAACTATCTCACGCACCGGGTCTTTGTGaagctgaaatatttataaactttcacaaaatttttaaatgctttatttattagtatgaaaaaaaattggtaggtaCCAAAGTATTTGGTATTTGCGTATAAGAAAGCTGTGCACTACTTTTGATGTATTTgtgttacataaaattatttcttcgaTAACATACCGCCCTGCatttacatatgtacatttatCTATTGAGAGATTGCTTACTTTGAAAACGAAATGATTATAATCCACATCGTTGGCAGCGAGGGTGATCTTAGCGTTGGCGAGCTGCGGCAGGCTGCGGATGGAGTCGGAGGGCGCCTGCAGCAGCACCACGATGTTGGCGGAGTACGCGGCGTACAGCGCCATCAGCGCCGTGAACAGCACGAATACCATCATACGACCTGCACAtacagtgacgtcacagcacacacacatacacaaactAGTCACAGCGGCGTACAGCGCCATCAGCGCCGTGAACAGCACAAACACCATCATAGAACCTAAACATATGTTATAGCAGACACACTCCCACAGTCACACTatcattatacctacttattacgaCGTTCAGCAACAGATGAAAACGCGGAACCAACTTCAGTCGCTTATAAGGCATTGCCATCAATTCCTATGCAATTCAAACTGTGAGTTGAAAACAACATAAGCTTTATTTCAAGCACTTACCCTCAAACCACTGAACTAACCTGATAGTCTTCTAGGTTCCATCACACAACCCTGCTGACCTATAGCGCTGAACGTAAGCAGCATCGCATCACCGATGCTGTCTAGTTGTGTCGGACCCTGGAAAAATCGGGGTACCTAAGTGGCGAAGAGCAAGCTAGGATAAAGTTCACCTTTATTAAGTAAgaactttacttatttttaggCCCTGCGGTACCTAAGGCATAATCAGGCACAGCCTACGAGCATactcaaaaatattatagtagCTAAAAGTGGCAGaaatacttaaaacaatattttacctTGCCTTCTTTAGCTTCCCATTTAGCAGCCAAATACACAGTGGCCGTACTCAACACAGCACACACAGACATGGCGATCCAGACGTTCTTAGAGAAGGGCATGGAGAATATATTCGCGACATACGGCAGAGGTGGCTGACGGAATACAAAGCGAACTCTGAAGGGAGCGAGACGATCGGTGTACGCAACCACGTCTAAACGCTCTATGTCTGATACCACGCAGTTTGTACCTAGAAGTGGAAATGGGGTTTACTCTTAAGTGGAGCTGGATAAATGAGTTCTAAAATATGTGGACTACCCACTTTCTTTGAAAAACTGGTGAATTTAGgtgttttgcaaaataaacaaatcatacTTCGTGCGGAAACACTCGGATCGTACGGGCGTTACATTAGTGACAACTACCAGTACAAAAGATGCCGCCTGAAACCGAGAATTTTTGACCGCAAAATGACACGTTTTGCTAAGCACAGCAGTTCCTATTTGTTACCAGAGCAGCTTTATTTCAAGGGCTAAGTAGTTGACAGATTCACAGATTTGTATGATATAGGTACAATGATACCTCAGTTGGTAGGTACGTTAAGCTATAAGAAATGTCTTACCCAATTCAGCTCTCCCAGAATGGATATCATCTATCATGCCAGACCACTTGCCGTTAACCTTGTATCCCCATCGGTAGCTGAAAACGTACCCTGGCGTGGCGTTCAACATTTGGAACGCTAGTTTCACGTTCATCCAGCAGATCTTTGATATCGAGTCATATTGTGGCTCCCTGGTGGAGATAACCGTTATGATGATCTAGGGCTTAGGCACCAAATCTAATCATGGCACattttttagaagaaaaaaatatgcgaTGTAGGTGCCTACTCaaatacattactatttttgGTTCTTGTTTAGGGGGAGTACGTTGGAGAgtacataagtaaatacatgAGGAAGTGTATAGGGGTAGTACATGAGGGAGTTATTAgtgaagtaggtacattaagGGTTTATAACGGTAGGACATACATAAATAAGGTTGTTACCAGTGTAGAGAGTTGGAGTAAGAAAGAATTTATAAGGGAGAGTAGATTGACTTAGAGGTCACATTACATATTAATTACACCGTGCCCACTACGATACACCCGACACACATCGGCGGAAGCGTTTAAGAGAATTTCATCAAATCCAAATTTAAAATCTTGAACTCACATGCCATCCTCTCTCGGCAGATGATACACGGTGGTGTTACTATCCTGGATGACGTTGGACATGGTGATGGTATGGCCCATGACGTCACGGCGTCTCCGGAACAGCTCCCGGTGAGGCCTCACGTCGTAGAGAGTGCCGTTGTAGAAGCCTCGTAGAGTTGAGATCATGGTGCCGTTGGGAGATGGTTTGTGGACTTTTAAGATggggtaaataaatgaaatataggcTCAAGTATTCCATTTACAAAGTAACggtaaaaacaaaatctaaaactaCTTTCCTCtattaaaaaatgtaggtactcaaAAAGGTACAATCTGTCGCCCAAACACAGAGGAACTATTCAACGACAGAAAAGACTAGGCTAGCATTGATGTATGTTTAAGGCTATGGCAACAATGATTATAGTCATCAACATCATTTTATATCACTCTTACAAATGAGCATAAGTAAAGCAGTTCTTTGATGCAGACGATGATATAACTGCATGCcaatattttaagtacctaatttcaGCGTGATTTATGTTACAACAAAGTcaacttttaatattactaGTATTACTTACGTTCAACTAGTTTCAAAACACCACCACTTCCCGCAGCCAATACTAAGTCGCTATCTGCTAATACCGGGCTATTCCATAGAGCAGCAATGTTAGCGTTCTTGGACCAAGCTGTGATCACCAGCCAACGGTATGGAGAACGAAAGAGGTTTCTTGCTGTTGCCTTTAAAATAAGAACGAGTGAACTACCAATAGTAGtttagaaaatatgtattttttatcatgTAGAATACCTATTATCAACAATACCATAAACGTTAGGAATAAGTATTTTAACATGTGTGTCCACTAGACTTGTAAATGTTTAAATGATAGGATTCATAAATGTTTGTTATCTCACTTTCTTCTCAGGCACAAGTGGCACTACACCACTATAAATAGACCCTTCATCTTTactaaaagtatattttttataaacattaattatcTAAAAACTTAAGAAGACAAAGTATAATATTTACCAATGCAATAATTTCTTCAGCTCCTGGACAATCCAGATCAAGCAGGTACAGTAAATCATGGTAATAATATCGTGAATCCACACCCATTGATGTCGATGACCTGCTGCCGATTTTAGATAGTTCATTTGCTAAACTAACCACTATCTCTGGGAAAAAGGACAATTATAATAGGTATTGGTAGCTTtcctttaaaagaaaaagtatatgaaaaattaaacacaattaaaatactACTTACTTTTATCCCAGCAAAGATTATTCATAATCAAAATAGTAGGTTTCTCTTCATTTTCAACGTAACTTTTTATGAAATGGACCAAAGTGCGGTCCCTGGCGAACGCCTTTCTTTCTAAcagtattaaaactaaaacaaaagctGGTAATATTATTCGCATGTTGGGTACCGTCAATTTATGTcaattttcagccaaataaTGATACTAGACCGCCGTGAAATATGTCATATCAGTTTTGTGGGAAAACTAATGATGTCAACATTGTCAAAGGCTGTCCTCAAGTCCGTGCATACTtagcattaattttaaatgagcTTTTAATGGAAAGCTTGCTTGGTTTTGGTGGAAAATCgctcataattatcataattgcTAGTTGTgcgacata includes:
- the LOC110382847 gene encoding glutamate receptor 1, whose product is MRIILPAFVLVLILLERKAFARDRTLVHFIKSYVENEEKPTILIMNNLCWDKKIVVSLANELSKIGSRSSTSMGVDSRYYYHDLLYLLDLDCPGAEEIIALATARNLFRSPYRWLVITAWSKNANIAALWNSPVLADSDLVLAAGSGGVLKLVELHKPSPNGTMISTLRGFYNGTLYDVRPHRELFRRRRDVMGHTITMSNVIQDSNTTVYHLPREDGMEPQYDSISKICWMNVKLAFQMLNATPGYVFSYRWGYKVNGKWSGMIDDIHSGRAELGTNCVVSDIERLDVVAYTDRLAPFRVRFVFRQPPLPYVANIFSMPFSKNVWIAMSVCAVLSTATVYLAAKWEAKEGKGPTQLDSIGDAMLLTFSAIGQQGCVMEPRRLSGRMMVFVLFTALMALYAAYSANIVVLLQAPSDSIRSLPQLANAKITLAANDVDYNHFVFKLHKDPVREIVYKRIDPEKGKKHFYDLNEGVERIRQGLFAFHSIVEPVYMRIEQTFLETEKCDLMEVDFLNSYDTFVPVRKESPYLELLRVVFKQIRESGIQSALSKRLQVPKPHCTSKMSSFSSVGLMDMKPVLILMLYGVCLSVTIAAAEILVFKL